One window of Vanessa cardui chromosome 5, ilVanCard2.1, whole genome shotgun sequence genomic DNA carries:
- the LOC124529578 gene encoding NADH dehydrogenase [ubiquinone] 1 beta subcomplex subunit 10 — translation MVQGDHPPDDNVFRSFINAVYNTIDAPVTWMREKVVEPNQKKYPWYHKQYRRVPTIDQCYTDDVLCDYEANLQFKRDRAVDSEILNILRMRYEDCMMYETPEHLTVCKPLWERYKAAEEAWFIKYGDLGAYADARKAYMKQKHRMIWERRNGPLSDQTK, via the exons ATGGTTCAAGGGGATCATCCTCCAGACGACAATGTATTTAGATCTTTTATAAAcgctgtatataatacaatagatGCTCCTGTGACATGGATGCGAG AAAAGGTCGTGGAACCAAACCAGAAGAAGTATCCGTGGTATCACAAGCAGTATCGCCGTGTACCGACCATCGATCAATGTTATACCGACGATGTGCTTTGCGACTATGAAGCCAATTTGCAGTTTAAACGTGATAG AGCTGTTGATTCCGAGATCTTGAACATTCTGCGTATGCGTTATGAGGATTGCATGATGTATGAAACACCTGAGCATCTGACTGTATGCAAGCCCTTATGGGAGAGATACAAAGCTGCGGAAGAAGCTTGGTTTATCAAAT ATGGTGACCTTGGTGCTTATGCCGATGCTAGGAAAGCATACATGAAACAAAAACATCGTATGATTTGGGAGAGACGCAACGGTCCCCTTTCTGATCAGACCAAGTGA